In Actinomycetota bacterium, one genomic interval encodes:
- a CDS encoding HAD-IA family hydrolase encodes MAPSPPDLVLLDAFGTLVAMDPPGPILHAELAAAGYDIDPHVVDEALRAEVAHYRARMHIAGDPAGLRALRAECGAVLAHALGPGAPPAPRATELLVASLRFRLHHDALGAMDALDAQGIRFGVVSNWDCALPDHLAALGVDDRFAVIAVSASVGAAKPDPAIFLHATEAAGVEASRALHVGDRLAEDYEGARGAGLRALLLDRTGDAAGRGTTGPEVITTLTEIPGIIAR; translated from the coding sequence ATGGCGCCCTCACCGCCCGACCTCGTGCTGCTCGATGCCTTCGGGACCCTCGTGGCGATGGACCCCCCGGGGCCCATCCTCCACGCGGAGCTCGCGGCCGCCGGGTACGACATCGACCCTCATGTGGTGGATGAGGCGCTGCGCGCGGAGGTCGCCCACTACCGGGCGCGCATGCACATCGCGGGCGACCCTGCCGGCCTGCGCGCACTGCGCGCCGAGTGCGGCGCGGTGCTTGCCCATGCGCTGGGGCCCGGCGCCCCGCCCGCTCCCCGCGCCACCGAGCTGCTGGTGGCCTCACTGCGCTTCCGCCTGCACCACGACGCCCTCGGCGCCATGGACGCACTCGACGCGCAGGGCATACGCTTCGGCGTGGTGAGCAACTGGGACTGCGCGCTGCCCGACCACCTCGCGGCGCTCGGCGTGGACGATCGCTTCGCGGTGATCGCCGTGAGCGCCTCGGTGGGGGCGGCCAAGCCCGACCCGGCGATCTTCCTTCATGCCACCGAGGCGGCGGGGGTGGAGGCCTCCCGTGCGCTGCACGTGGGCGACCGCCTGGCCGAGGACTACGAGGGGGCCCGTGGCGCCGGGCTGCGGGCCCTGCTGCTCGACCGGACAGGAGATGCCGCCGGCCGGGGCACCACCGGGCCCGAGGTGATCACCACGCTCACCGAGATTCCCGGGATCATCGCCCGGTGA